From Sphingopyxis sp. USTB-05, the proteins below share one genomic window:
- a CDS encoding D-arabinono-1,4-lactone oxidase, with product MAWSNWSGSVTANGEVARPRSEDELAALVRSANRLRVTGAGHSFMPLCESGELIVSLDDMAGAIHVAADRRTARIPAGWSIRRLTAALWEEGLALANQGDVNPQSLAGAMATGTHGTGVDLGSLSTFARGFRLVGADGEAHWCDAATNADLFQAQRLSLGLFGVATEIEVAVVPAFCLSERIEKRRWAEIRESYDALAQQHRHIEFWFFPHSDHVILKTLDPCDPCDPPPSTTDMEEATFRRILDISARLPFLTPFLQRLMMRTNISGRRRGPAHAIFPSDRTIRFEEMEYEMPRAVGLEALDEVVGWIRKKRLSVTFPFEYRTVAADDIWMSPMNAGPVAAISMHQYSKMPWRNLFADAEAIFRGAGGRPHWAKRHTLSRADVAALYPMAGRYTAVRRGADPTGKFLNPHLETLFA from the coding sequence ATGGCGTGGAGCAATTGGTCGGGCAGCGTCACAGCGAACGGCGAGGTCGCGCGTCCGCGAAGCGAGGATGAACTGGCGGCGCTCGTCCGCAGCGCGAATAGGCTGCGCGTCACCGGCGCGGGGCACAGCTTCATGCCGCTGTGCGAATCGGGTGAGCTCATCGTCAGCCTCGACGATATGGCGGGCGCGATACATGTCGCCGCCGACCGCCGCACCGCGCGCATCCCCGCCGGCTGGAGCATCCGACGCCTGACCGCCGCGCTGTGGGAGGAGGGGCTGGCGCTTGCCAATCAGGGCGACGTCAACCCGCAGTCGCTCGCCGGTGCGATGGCGACGGGCACGCACGGCACCGGGGTCGATCTGGGCTCTCTGTCGACTTTCGCGCGCGGGTTCCGCCTCGTCGGGGCGGATGGCGAGGCGCATTGGTGCGATGCGGCGACCAACGCCGATCTCTTTCAGGCGCAGCGGCTGTCGCTCGGCCTGTTTGGCGTCGCGACCGAAATCGAGGTTGCGGTCGTCCCAGCCTTTTGTCTTTCAGAGCGGATCGAAAAGCGGCGTTGGGCGGAAATCCGCGAAAGCTATGACGCGCTGGCGCAGCAGCACCGCCATATCGAATTCTGGTTCTTCCCGCACAGCGACCATGTGATCCTGAAAACGCTCGATCCGTGCGACCCCTGCGACCCGCCGCCGAGCACGACCGACATGGAAGAGGCGACGTTCCGGCGCATTCTCGACATTTCGGCGCGGCTGCCGTTCCTGACGCCCTTTCTTCAGCGCCTGATGATGCGGACGAACATCAGCGGTCGGCGTCGTGGTCCTGCGCACGCCATCTTCCCGTCGGATCGCACGATCCGGTTCGAGGAGATGGAATATGAAATGCCGCGCGCGGTCGGGCTTGAGGCGCTCGACGAGGTCGTCGGCTGGATCCGCAAGAAGCGGCTGTCGGTCACCTTCCCCTTCGAATATCGCACCGTCGCTGCCGACGATATCTGGATGAGCCCGATGAACGCGGGCCCGGTCGCGGCGATCTCGATGCATCAATATTCGAAAATGCCTTGGCGAAACCTGTTCGCCGACGCCGAAGCAATCTTTCGCGGCGCCGGAGGCCGGCCGCACTGGGCAAAGCGCCACACATTGAGCCGTGCCGACGTCGCCGCGCTTTACCCGATGGCGGGACGCTATACAGCGGTGCGCCGCGGCGCCGATCCGACCGGCAAATTTCTGAACCCCCACCTGGAGACATTGTTCGCATGA